One genomic region from Streptomyces sp. NBC_00582 encodes:
- a CDS encoding alpha-glucuronidase has protein sequence MNGIDDGWLPPEAFRPLGARRILVRGSGPLVDTVRGEVSDACARFGGKLVGGGPHDLLLEIAGGDRSGGEEEFAVARDGGTTRVTASGGRGLLYGLFHVVRLGERGFTGAFPGEVHRPATTLRMLDHWDNVAVHPVMGQVERGYAGGSLFWRDGRAREDFARVRAYARLLAACGINAVCVNNVNVHAVEARLLTKRIGEVAAVAAQLRSYGIRTHLSVTFAAPVVLGGLSTADPLDEAVREWWAQAVRGVYAAIPDFGGFVVKADSEGQPGPFTYGRSHADGANLLAGALAPYGGTVHWRAFVYDHRQDWRDRTTDRARAAYDHFAPLDGEFAANAVLQVKHGPMDFQVREPVSPVLGALPRTGPAVELQATQEYTGQQRHVCWLGPMWSEVLRFRPEGDNGPSVGESARDLVAVSNVGDDPFWTGHPLAQANLYTFGRLAWRPDADPYRVLDEWIGLTFPRASQRLADGLHAVLDGSWRTYEKYTAPLGVGFMVQPGHHYGPSVDGYEYSPWGTYHFADRDGVGVDRSAATGTGFAAQYAKPWAEVYESAASCPDELLLFFHHVPYGHVLRSGKTVIQHIYDTHFKGVEEAEEARRVWAGLADLVEPARHGRVAELFEEQVRSAREWRDQINSYFLRKSGVPDAHGRTVY, from the coding sequence TTGAACGGGATCGACGACGGCTGGCTGCCCCCGGAGGCCTTTCGGCCGCTGGGGGCCCGGCGCATCCTGGTCAGGGGCTCCGGTCCCCTGGTGGACACCGTGCGCGGTGAAGTGTCCGACGCCTGCGCCCGGTTCGGCGGGAAGCTCGTCGGTGGCGGCCCGCACGACCTCCTGCTGGAGATCGCGGGTGGCGACCGCTCGGGCGGCGAGGAGGAGTTCGCCGTCGCACGGGACGGCGGGACGACGAGGGTCACCGCCTCCGGTGGCCGCGGGCTGCTGTACGGCCTCTTCCACGTCGTACGGCTCGGTGAGCGGGGCTTCACGGGCGCCTTCCCGGGCGAGGTCCACCGGCCCGCGACGACCCTGCGCATGCTCGACCACTGGGACAACGTGGCCGTGCACCCGGTCATGGGCCAGGTGGAGCGGGGATACGCGGGCGGATCGTTGTTCTGGCGGGACGGACGGGCACGGGAGGACTTCGCGCGGGTCCGGGCGTACGCCAGGCTGCTGGCCGCCTGCGGGATCAACGCCGTGTGCGTCAACAACGTCAACGTGCACGCCGTCGAGGCACGTCTGCTGACGAAACGGATCGGCGAAGTCGCCGCTGTCGCCGCGCAGTTGCGGTCGTACGGCATCCGCACCCATCTGTCGGTGACCTTCGCCGCGCCGGTCGTGCTCGGCGGGCTGTCCACCGCCGATCCGCTGGACGAGGCGGTGCGGGAGTGGTGGGCGCAGGCCGTGCGCGGGGTGTACGCGGCGATCCCGGACTTCGGGGGGTTCGTGGTGAAGGCCGACTCGGAGGGGCAGCCTGGGCCGTTCACGTACGGCCGCAGCCACGCGGACGGCGCGAACCTGCTGGCCGGCGCGCTCGCCCCGTACGGCGGCACGGTGCACTGGCGGGCCTTCGTCTACGACCACCGGCAGGACTGGCGGGACCGTACGACGGACCGGGCACGGGCGGCGTACGACCATTTCGCGCCGCTGGACGGGGAGTTCGCCGCGAACGCGGTGCTGCAGGTCAAGCACGGGCCGATGGACTTCCAGGTGCGCGAGCCGGTGTCACCGGTGCTGGGGGCGCTGCCGCGCACCGGGCCGGCGGTGGAGTTGCAGGCCACGCAGGAGTACACCGGGCAGCAGCGGCACGTGTGCTGGCTCGGGCCGATGTGGAGCGAGGTGCTGAGGTTCCGGCCGGAGGGGGACAACGGGCCGTCCGTGGGTGAGTCGGCGCGTGATCTGGTGGCCGTGTCCAATGTGGGCGACGACCCGTTCTGGACGGGGCATCCCCTGGCCCAGGCGAACCTGTACACGTTCGGCAGACTGGCCTGGCGGCCGGACGCCGATCCGTACCGTGTCCTCGACGAGTGGATCGGTCTGACGTTCCCCCGCGCGTCCCAGCGGCTGGCCGACGGGCTGCACGCGGTGCTGGACGGCTCCTGGCGGACGTACGAGAAGTACACGGCCCCGCTCGGGGTGGGGTTCATGGTGCAGCCCGGGCACCACTACGGGCCGAGCGTCGACGGCTACGAGTACAGCCCGTGGGGCACCTACCACTTCGCCGATCGCGACGGCGTGGGCGTCGACCGCAGCGCGGCGACCGGGACGGGGTTCGCGGCCCAGTACGCCAAGCCGTGGGCCGAGGTGTACGAGTCCGCCGCGAGCTGTCCGGACGAGCTGCTGCTGTTCTTCCACCATGTGCCGTACGGGCATGTGCTCCGGAGCGGGAAGACCGTGATCCAGCACATCTACGACACCCACTTCAAGGGGGTGGAGGAGGCCGAGGAGGCCCGCCGGGTGTGGGCGGGCCTCGCGGACCTGGTGGAACCGGCACGGCACGGACGGGTGGCGGAGCTTTTCGAGGAGCAGGTGCGCAGCGCCCGCGAGTGGCGGGACCAGATCAACAGCTATTTTTTGCGCAAGTCCGGGGTCCCGGACGCGCACGGGCGGACCGTCTACTGA